One Nymphaea colorata isolate Beijing-Zhang1983 chromosome 12, ASM883128v2, whole genome shotgun sequence genomic window, CTTGTCTGAGGGTTTTAATAATTTGGAAAATCCTAACGACTATCCCTGAACTTCGAAGCCTGACGAGGAcgaacttttctttttaaagataGGTTGGCCATAGAGATTCGAACTAACCGGACTCGTTGACCATTTGCCACATACTTATGTAGAACTCATGGCTGCTTTCCACGCTATCGCTCTGCATGAAGGTGGATTTGACACGTTCCAAGCTCTCTCTACACTCGCAACGTGTTTTGCCTTGGGGCTATTTATGTGGTGCTACCGTTCGGCCTCCCCACATCGATTTTCCGACAACGGTGCCCGCTTTTCTCGACAACGGGGTCTGCTTGCTTCTTCAATCAACAGCCATTATTTCCGTCCGATTCCCTGAGCGCGTGGAGTTTGAGACCCAGAGAGCAAAGGCGCAAACGGCGTTCCTTCGCCGTTGACGTTCAGCCCCATCGTCGAAATGGCCGAGCGGCAGGCAGACCAGCGGACGCAGCAGGTGGTGAAGGTGGTGACGGCCGTGACGATTGGCGGCAGCCTCACCGTCCTTTCTGGCCTGAGCCTTGGGGGAACGGTGGTCGCCTTGACGGTGGCGACGCCGCTCCTGATCCTTTTCAGCCCCGTTCTCGTCCCGGCTGCGATCGCGGCGATCCTGCTGGTCCTGGGCTTCCTCTCGTCTGGCGGTTTCGCGGCGGCCGCGGTGTCAGTGTTCGCTTGGGCTTATAGGTACGCGACGGGGAAGAGGCCGCCGGGGGCTGAGGGGATGGAAGCGGTACGCGGCTGCATTGCAGGCAAGGCGCGGGAGGCGAAGGAGCGAGCTGAGCGTTTCGCTCACCACGTCCATGGCAGGGCGCATGAGGCCGCTTCCCACTAGGAGTGGGCAGCTGACTGGCTCCCTGTTGCTGCCATTTTCATGTTCTAATGAAAGGCCTTACGCCCtggacatctctctctccctctgtctatCTCATGTCCTGATGCAGGAAAGAACAGTAGGTTCCATGAGCGTCAAGACTGCATGTCTTTTCTCGGCAAGGCATGGAGCGGTAGAATCATAGAATGTGCGATGAAGAAGCGAATGTATCTGGACATGCATTTATTACTTTTTGTTCTGCAATTTTGGCCCTTCTCTACTGATTTTCTCGTTCTTATTCTTGATATAGAAGTCCGTTTTATGTCCGTTACTAATCTTTCATTCACATCGTGACGACATTGACGAGAAGACGTAATATTATGTAATTCCTGAACTTAAACTGGGACTTACGAATCTCAAATGGCATGGCACACATAATTCTAGTTGTTACTAAATGTTCATCGGTGAAGGGAGATGAAATGGTAGTCACCACGTCTACATGGCGGCATTTCTCAAATTCCAATTTTATCGCTCGTCTCACATTTGTGTGGATTGAACGATGAAAATTTGGTACACAGTTAGTTGAAAAGGCGAAatgagaagaaagggaaaacagaCGAGAAGATGCTCTGACAGAAAAAATCAACGGTAATGGTGGCACATAAAGGAGACGAAAAATGATGGGTAGCTAGTAAAATTGATTGAGTGCACTCTGAAGAATTGTAATCAACGGTCATATCCGCATCTATCATTGAAGGAATTCAGTGGCCCTCTCGCCTGTGGGGAGAAGAGATCCTCAAGGAGTTTCTCGACCCGACCCAATGAAAACAGTAAGAAAATGTCAAGTGGGTGGCCTCTGAAGCTGCTCAGCGTGGGATTTCCTTCGGTCGGGTACATTGGCATTGGTTTCCTTGGAACTCATCCGCCAACCACAGGCCCGCCGGCGGCCATTCACATTTGGTAAAGGTGATCAGTTCCGGTTCAACCCCAATCTGATATCCAAGAACCTCGTTGGGTCTGCCTGCTGTAATCTAAGACTCGCCGCATTACTCGTGCGAAACGAATCGTCAGAATTGAAATCCCGGAAAAATTTGGTATACTAGTTGCATATATTGTCGTCAATTCGGCAAAAAATTTGAGCCCTTTTTTCtatgaaaacatgttttatgaaGCATATCTCAACTTTGTTTTTCAGTTCTTTTCTAAATACATAGTTGCTGTCGGACGGAAGACAGAACGTTCACAAGTCGTCGCCTATTATAAAGTAAGCTATTGTATGCGTTGGTGGTTGGATGGGTGGTGAGTTAACAACGGTCGAGAACATAGACTTTTTGGGAGGGAGGTTGGATGCAATTATAAATTCTTCTTTTAATGTCTCTTCCGAGCCATCCGATAAGCTATTACACAaccttaatatatttttaaaggtTTTAATCTTCCATAGTCATCAACAAGGCTGGAATAGCTCAGTTGGTTAGAGCGTGTGGCTGTTAACCACAAGGTCGGAGGTTCAAGCCCTCCTTCTAGCGTTAGTGAAAGTGTGCctatttttgtgttattttgcctTTCAATTTAACAGCGTTTCATTCTCCTACCCTTTGTGGGTAGGGTTGTGGTAGCAGTTATTTGCTTGCTCCTTCCCTTATACTTATTGAGGAGATGGATCTTATACCGAAACAAAAAGTCAAGTGCAAAAAAACACTTCCGATGCCATGGCATGTTACCTCATATGAGTCTGGATCAGGTTTAGTAAGGATGGTAACCGAGATCGACTAGTTTTATTACTTCTCAGAGGGCACACCAGTTAAGTGCTTTCTGTCACCGGCTATCCTTTGGAGTTTTGGTAGCTTTGCCGGAACCAAACCCAGTCCGAGCATCTACCCACATTGGCTTTGAGCCGAATGAAGAAACCATCCAAAAGCACGATGAATTAATGGCAGTGGACACAGGTGGAGTGGCCAAACCTCTTTAGGTCGGGTACAAGCGGTGGCGGCAAACAGAAAAACCATTACAAGTGGTGAGAGAAGAAGGATTACAAGCTGCGGGTACAACATGCAAGAACTTTTCATAGATTTTTTTCACGAGTGGTAGGCTTGATGGTGTGTTTCTCAACAATCTGGTTGAATGTGATAAGATGACTGATTTGGAAAGAGAGTTTTTTAGGAGCTTGTTAGTGGAGAGGAGATAGAGAAAGTGTAGTTTATGTTGAAGAATGGCAAGACGCCTGATCCTAATGCTTTTGGGGTTGAATCCTTCAACAAAATACTGGCATATAATCAGAAGGGATGTGAAAGAGGCAGTCTGCAatcttttcaaaactaaaatGCTGTAATGCACCATTGCTCACGATAATGGTAGTTGCCATTTGCATTTCGattgggaaaaggaaaatcaatgaGCAGAGGGTGACAGAAGAGAAGGTGACTGCGGCAAGGATTGTGGAAGCAGGGCGTTCTCCGAGTCGTGAGAATGTCGTCCCTGTCGAGTCACTGGAGCTAATCACTGTTCATCGTTCTTCCGCTGCATATCCAAGATAACCAAACAGAACTGATTCACATGGTATATCAAGATGTCCAACAATGGCATCACAGCTAGTTACGGATCAACTTTTGTGATCTCAAGGGACTGCAAAGAGAACATAACaggaggcttttttttttttggaattctATGGGTGATCAATATTTCTAAGCATGAAATCCCAATAGTTTAAAATAACAGTTTATAAAAGAAACCTGTACCCCATACCATAGAAAGAGCCTGTCACCGGCTATCCTTTGGAGTTTTGGTAGCTTTGCCGGAACCAAACCCAGTCCGAGCATCTACCCACATTGGCTTTGAGCCGAATGAAGAAACCATCCAAAAGCACGATGAATTAATGGCAGTGGACACAGGTGGAGTGGAGAAACCTCTTTAGGTCGGGTACAAGCGGTGGCGGCAAACAGAAAAACCATTACCAAAACTCAATGTCCATTTTCACTGCCTTAGCTATGCCTCTGGATGCTTGTGATAAAAATCCTTTTAGATGCTTGTGATTAAAATCTTTTTAGATGCTtgtgattaaattaaaaaatttattgctaAAAAACAGCCGCTATGATGCTTCTGGCGGCTTTAACAATGATTATGCAAGTGCAGAGAAAACAGCAACGACATGTGAATCTGAATCAGTACCTTAAATATCGTGAACTACAAACATCTCCAAAGAAATCAAATGGAAGAACAGAATTGAATGTCGTTGGTAAGGAACCGTGACAGAGGCAACTAGTGCGGATATCACACATCCGACAAGCAATCCATGCAAAAGCTTGATTGTCATTCTTTCATGAGAACAAGAGGGGTAGAGGGACATTATGTCTTGCCAAAACGCTTCGGGTGGGAGGCATGCACCATATCGAAATCATGAAGGGAGACATCCTTCGCTGTTGCATATAGAATTGTGTTCAGTTTCTTTGAGAGAAACGGGCAATGGTTCTCTTAGAACTTGCAAGTGCCTAGAATAAGCATCGCTACCCACTACAACTTGTAGCATCTATTGTGTAAtataaatgaaagagagagaaatgaaatatTGTCGCACTTTTTCTTGGGATGCATATTTGAGCCATAacacgaagagagagagagagagagagggcgatcACAATGGCAGCAGAAGCAATCATTGCGACCGCAGAGGACTGAGCTATTCCAGCTTTGTCGCCGCCAAAAAACCATTCGATTCCATCCCGAAAAGAAGGAACTAGGAAGATATCAAGCGAAGGCGAGCATATTGAAACCGCAAATGGAACTGGTGAATAACTAATCCAGCTTTAGAAGATATCAAATGAAAGTTCAAATTAGAAgatatcaagagagagagagttcaagtATTTCCGATTACTACAATTGATTTCCTTTGACTTCTACTGACAAAACAACAACGACTGTATTTCTCAGGCAGCTTCACGTTAGGTGGACACAACAACCTCTGAATTTTTCGGGCAGCTTCATGTTAGGTGGTCACAACAACCTCTGAATTTTTCGGGTAGCTTCATATCAGGTGGTCAGAGTTCGCTTGCtccaaatcatgaaaaaatgATG contains:
- the LOC116265611 gene encoding oleosin L-like produces the protein MAERQADQRTQQVVKVVTAVTIGGSLTVLSGLSLGGTVVALTVATPLLILFSPVLVPAAIAAILLVLGFLSSGGFAAAAVSVFAWAYRYATGKRPPGAEGMEAVRGCIAGKAREAKERAERFAHHVHGRAHEAASH